Genomic window (Fundulus heteroclitus isolate FHET01 unplaced genomic scaffold, MU-UCD_Fhet_4.1 scaffold_751, whole genome shotgun sequence):
GAACTTCATGATTTCTAACTATTCATAGTCCGTGTTGtgtatttgtttatatatatatatatatatatatatatatatatactgcaacaaaaaagtttttgatTGTAATTATCGAGATGCATTGCTATACAAGTTACCTTCACTTGTGTGTAGTTATACTGTAAATGCAATAAATAAGATGAATAAGATAAGAAGTAATGAACTCGTTTGATATAATATGGTTATATTACTATGTTTGTTGGGTAATGTTGACTTCAACTTTGTGTTTGTGGATGGAAAAATAAAGATGAGGTTTGCACATGTCCAGTGATGCACCAAGACTCTTCAGTGATTAGAACCTTCCAGCTGGACCTGCCACTCTGGGAGTGGGGACAGAAAGTTTGTGTGGTGAGATGTTAAAGTTTCAAGCAaataatttgtaaaaacatCACAATCTGAAGAATTCTCTTTTGCCCTAAGTCtgtattgcaaatgtattgcATAATCGCCTGAATGTGCAAGGGAGCTTGATTGAAAGAGAAACATGAAATGAAAATTTGGGAGCCAGTGTTTGAAATTAATATTTGCaattctattttaaaataaaaaggccaTTAAAATATAGAAGTGCCAAAGACTACAGGTAGGATTCCgaattgaaaatgtttcaaatctATATTTGTTCACACACACCAATCTTAGTTGGTCAAATTACAATTCCAgtgtttaattaataaacacACCTTGTTGACATTTCATTGTTTGTTGTGCAGACTTTTCTATGGTTAGTGGTTTCTAAAGCTCGGCTGAATAAACTAGATATTTCTTTAGTTAGGTGAAACTATGATTAACTTAAGCTAGGAAagcctaaataaaataatttaagtgTACCTGACATTTACATGTAGTTAAAGCTTAGCAATTAAACATGCAATCATGTGTTAAGCAAATAGCACAAGTAGTTATTAAGCAAACATagattaaaacagtttttgtgtttgcttttgtgtacagttttttttttttcaagccaaTCGGTTTCCCAGACTTTTATATATAACTTGTCAAAATGTACAATGACCTGAAGTTTGAGGGAGAATTTCTCACATTAGATCAGCAGATATCCAGAAATACCCCGCTCTGCAAACCGCGCCCACCTCAGCACTCGCTGGCCAATGGAACGAGGAAGGAGGGTGTGTGCGTGCACGCTATAAGAAAGATGAGGCCCAGGTGGTGGAGCATCGTACAGGTGAGCACTCTGATTCTGATGTCGCCGCTCTTCACTGCCTGAGGATACTGCTTCACAGCACCAGACACAGGACTTAGCTAAGGTACGGAAACACTTAATgatttgttctttatttattttattttatgtcacaTGATTGTCTCTTACGGCTTAGAGAAGTGTGCGTGACAGCATCTTTCACTTCCTTTTTGGTGTTATTTTGCCGTGATTCTGCTGTCTAATAAGAGTTGTGtttccctctcttttttccaGACTGCCTTTAAGCATGTTGACGGAGTTAGAGACGGTGAGTTCAATGCCACCTTTTGCTGGCgttgggtttatttatttattttactgctgcCAGAGTCATGTAAAGTTATGTAAGGGCTATGTCTACTGGCCACACATCAGTGCTGCCTGAGTGTTATCTATGCTGATGAAAACATAAACTCTTGCATAAATTTGCCAGTCAAACTAAAATACACATGACCCCAGTGTTGGTAACTGGCTCTTGTCCAGGATCCAAACTTTAGCTTTGCACAGGTAGGTATAAAGTTAGACTCCACACAACTTGGAGATAGATTTTCAACTTGAATTCAATTGAAACGTAACTCAAATTTGaaatcaaattgttttaaatttatagtaatattaaaaaaaagttgttttggaaaatatggaaaaaagatATTACGTCATAGAAAAGATGCTTTCATTTGAAATCAATGAGAGTAAAAACGGGTTTTATACAAAGAAGATGTGGAGGCTGTTCAACACCTCAGGCTAAAAACTGACAAGAGATCAACACGACGTGTTAAGCAAAAATGTTAACGAAAACCTTACAGCGTCTGGAATCTGAAAGCCTCCGTCCTGCTCTGTGAACGTCAGATGGCTTACGTGACCGAGGTGAAGCTGGGAGGATGCCGCGGTTCCTGCTGCGGGGTGGCGCCTTCGTCCTGCGCTGAGGTAGACCTGGAGGTCATCGAGGAATACCTGCAGGAGCATTCGCTGGAAGTCCAGCCCGCACACACGCCGGCAACATCTATGATCGCCAGCATGGGTCACCAAACGCACGCTCACTCCCACCAGGATGCCAGGATCATAGGTTGGCTGAACGCCGGCGGCAGAGGTGGAACattaaagtgtgttttttttagatctacCACTTGACTGAATGTTGTGCTTCGTTCTCCTCAGAGAACAGCTGGTCGGGTCAGTATGCATATGAGTGGCGCTTTGGCTTTCACTCTCCAAAGGAAGACTACAAAGAGCCAACCCCGCAACCGGCCGGGCTGAGTCCACAAGACAACCATTGGGTGAGTGCCAGGAGTTTGATATCTAAGGACACTTGATGGATCTGTGAGAAAAGCCAAATGTATTCAGTTTAAGTTAATTTTTAGTTGGgcttatcttttttattttttttatttttgtctgtccaggAACACACCACCTACTCCTACCAGGCTCCTATTTATGTTGATTCAGATTCACAGTCAAGCAGTTCCCAGTATCAGGATTACCAAGATTCCCCATCACCTCCCTCCGACAGTGGGGAGAGGAAGGACGGACACTTGCCTCTGGCTCCACTATCAGGTAGAACAATAATTTAGCACCTCAGAACAAAAGCTTGTGACAGAGTTGTCcggctacacacacacacaagatgcGGTCAGGTTAacccaattttttttgttttgtttttcccccactTCCTCTTCCACAGGAAAGAGGAAGGAGCGGCTGTTCCAGTTCCTGTTTGAGATGCTCCAGACGCCGTCGATGAGGAGCTGCATCTGGTGGGTCCAGTCCTCCTCTGGAACCTTTCAGTTCTCCTCTCAGAATAAGGAGAGCCTAGCGCAGTTGTGGGGTCGCCGGAAAGGGAACCGCAAGACTATGACCTACCAGAAGATGGCACGGGCGCTACGAAACTACTCGCGGACCGGCGAGATTCACAAGGTGAAGAGGAAGCTCACGTACCGCTTTGACGAGAAGACGCTGAGAGGCTTACAAGGAGACTCCGTTTTAGAGCACTGAGCGGGACAAAAGACCGGACTTCAGAAAGTCACCTGACATATGTTGTGCAGATCCTAActttaaggtattttttttaaatgacaaatgaaTACTAAGTATTTCAAAGGCCAGAGCACAAACTACTGTCGGGTGGAGCTTTTTGTAGATACAGCAGTGGAGTTTGGAAGAGGGCTGAACAAGAGATGATGAAAGTGATACGTGCAAATTTCAGGCTGTATATTGAGAGGTCAGCTAGCAACCACCA
Coding sequences:
- the LOC105920638 gene encoding transcription factor Spi-C, whose protein sequence is MLTELETMAYVTEVKLGGCRGSCCGVAPSSCAEVDLEVIEEYLQEHSLEVQPAHTPATSMIASMGHQTHAHSHQDARIIENSWSGQYAYEWRFGFHSPKEDYKEPTPQPAGLSPQDNHWEHTTYSYQAPIYVDSDSQSSSSQYQDYQDSPSPPSDSGERKDGHLPLAPLSGKRKERLFQFLFEMLQTPSMRSCIWWVQSSSGTFQFSSQNKESLAQLWGRRKGNRKTMTYQKMARALRNYSRTGEIHKVKRKLTYRFDEKTLRGLQGDSVLEH